In Chionomys nivalis chromosome 24, mChiNiv1.1, whole genome shotgun sequence, one genomic interval encodes:
- the LOC130866035 gene encoding 60S ribosomal protein L36-like, with amino-acid sequence MALRYPMAVGLNKGHKVTKNVSQPRHSRWRGRLTKHTKFVRDMIREVCGFAPYERRAMELLKVSKDKRALKFIKKRVGTHTRAKRKREELSNVLAAMRKAAAKKDCSPPRSQ; translated from the coding sequence ATGGCCTTGCGCTACCCCATGGCCGTGGGCCTCAACAAGGGCCACAAGGTGACGAAGAACGTAAGCCAGCCGAGGCACAGCCGGTGGCGCGGGCGCCTCACAAAGCACACCAAGTTCGTGCGGGACATGATCCGGGAGGTGTGCGGCTTCGCGCCCTACGAGCGGCGCGCCATGGAGCTGCTCAAGGTGTCCAAGGACAAGCGCGCGCTCAAGTTCATCAAGAAGCGGGTGGGCACGCACACACGCGCCAAGAGGAAGCGGGAGGAGCTGAGCAACGTGCTGGCCGCCATGAGGAAGGCGGCGGCCAAGAAGGACTGTTCCCCTCCCCGTTCTCAATAA